One Rosa chinensis cultivar Old Blush chromosome 5, RchiOBHm-V2, whole genome shotgun sequence genomic region harbors:
- the LOC112167354 gene encoding cytochrome P450 94C1, whose translation MAGLESISTVFCFLFFSFTALFSLFSLLVFILRLRPWCNCHVCRNFLTSSWTKDFDNFCDWYTHLLRKSPTGTIHLHVLGNIVTSNPENVEHILKTRFDNYPKGKPFTVILGDLLGRGIFNVDGDTWRFQRKMASLELGSLSVRSHALEVVAAEIHSRLIPLLASVSGKESNGGVLDLQDVFRRFSFDNICKFSFGLDPGCLEPSLPASKFADAFDLASKLSAERAMTSSPVLWKIKRFFNAGSEKQLKEAVTMIDDLAKEMIRQRREMGFGAKNDLLSRFMATVDDDKYLRDIVVSFLLAGRDTISSGLTSLFYLLSQHPEVTQAIREESDRVMGRAGATPSFEQMREMHYLHAVLYETMRLFPPVQFDSKFCQEDDVLPDGTFVKSGTRVTYHPYAMGRMESIWGPDCLDFKPERWLKNGIYSPESSYRYPVFQAGERVCLGKELALVEMKCVAVALIRRFDIQVSQPGQAPRFAPGLTATVRGGLPVRVEEREG comes from the coding sequence ATGGCTGGTTTGGAATCCATTTCCACCGTTTTctgcttcctcttcttctccttcaccgctttgttctctctcttctccctgcTTGTATTTATTCTCCGGCTCCGGCCCTGGTGCAACTGCCACGTCTGCCGGAACTTCCTGACCTCGAGCTGGACCAAAGACTTCGACAACTTCTGTGACTGGTACACCCATCTGCTGAGGAAGTCTCCGACGGGGACTATCCACCTCCACGTCCTCGGCAACATCGTCACTTCCAACCCGGAAAACGTGGAGCACATCCTCAAAACCAGGTTCGACAACTACCCCAAAGGCAAGCCGTTCACTGTGATCCTCGGCGATCTTTTGGGCCGCGGGATCTTCAACGTCGACGGCGACACGTGGCGGTTCCAGCGCAAGATGGCCAGTCTGGAGCTCGGCAGCCTCTCCGTTCGGTCCCACGCGCTCGAGGTCGTCGCCGCCGAGATTCACTCCAGGCTGATTCCGCTGCTCGCCTCGGTTTCCGGGAAGGAGTCAAACGGCGGCGTTTTGGATCTGCAAGACGTGTTTCGGCGATTCTCGTTCGACAACATATGTAAGTTCTCTTTCGGATTGGACCCGGGATGTCTCGAGCCGTCTCTGCCCGCTTCGAAATTCGCGGATGCGTTTGACCTGGCGTCGAAGCTGTCGGCCGAGCGTGCGATGACGTCATCGCCGGTGCTTTGGAAAATCAAGCGGTTTTTCAACGCCGGCTCCGAAAAGCAGCTCAAGGAAGCAGTTACAATGATCGATGATTTGGCCAAAGAGATGATACGACAGCGTCGGGAAATGGGCTTTGGCGCCAAAAACGACCTCTTGTCGCGATTCATGGCCACCGTCGACGACGATAAGTACCTGAGAGACATAGTCGTCAGCTTTCTCCTTGCGGGCCGTGACACCATCTCGTCCGGGTTGACCAGCCTGTTCTATTTACTGTCCCAACACCCGGAAGTGACGCAGGCCATAAGGGAGGAGTCCGATCGGGTCATGGGTCGGGCCGGAGCAACCCCGAGCTTTGAACAGATGCGGGAAATGCATTACTTGCATGCAGTGCTTTACGAGACAATGAGGCTGTTCCCGCCGGTGCAATTCGATTCCAAGTTTTGTCAGGAAGACGATGTGTTACCTGATGGTACTTTTGTCAAGAGTGGCACTAGAGTTACCTACCATCCCTACGCAATGGGCAGGATGGAGAGCATTTGGGGACCCGATTGCCTCGATTTCAAGCCGGAGAGGTGGTTGAAGAACGGGATTTACTCACCGGAGAGCTCCTACAGGTACCCGGTTTTTCAGGCCGGGGAGAGGGTGTGCTTGGGCAAGGAGTTGGCTCTGGTGGAGATGAAATGCGTCGCCGTTGCCCTTATTAGGAGGTTCGATATTCAGGTTTCACAACCCGGTCAGGCCCCCCGGTTCGCGCCGGGTCTCACGGCCACCGTAAGAGGCGGGCTACCAGTTCGAGTTGAAGAAAGGGAAGGCTAG